From one Formosa sediminum genomic stretch:
- a CDS encoding phospholipase D-like domain-containing protein has protein sequence MTTASFNKIRNKIQKNIEQSKDSIQISVAWFTSKDLLGQLTDKLEKGCSVKIIISDHFENQRLNYNEFIKKGGEINILSTKSGKFLHDKFAIFDNSKLIAGSYNWTNSAEFFNHEFVIQSDDPILLKQFSIRFKNLKEIVTNYDREKLLSKNGLLTDTKEDEFIKLEDELHTELIDSIDLSLKAGAKINKSIILNQIYSYGAIGAANRLIKEGTDKLHSGLIKLYEIDRLDLTIESIILKEKYKMLFSDEILGKAKERLDKLK, from the coding sequence ATGACAACCGCATCTTTCAATAAAATTAGGAATAAAATACAGAAGAATATCGAACAATCGAAAGATAGCATTCAAATTTCTGTTGCTTGGTTCACAAGTAAAGACTTATTGGGTCAATTAACTGATAAACTTGAGAAAGGTTGTTCTGTTAAAATAATTATAAGTGACCATTTTGAAAATCAAAGGTTAAATTATAACGAGTTTATAAAAAAAGGTGGAGAAATAAATATTTTATCTACAAAAAGCGGAAAATTTTTACACGATAAATTTGCAATTTTTGACAATTCTAAATTAATAGCAGGCTCATATAATTGGACAAATTCGGCTGAATTTTTCAATCACGAATTTGTAATTCAAAGCGACGACCCAATTCTATTAAAACAGTTTTCAATTAGATTTAAAAATTTAAAAGAAATAGTCACTAATTATGACAGAGAAAAATTATTAAGTAAAAACGGATTACTAACAGACACGAAAGAGGATGAGTTTATAAAACTAGAAGACGAATTACACACCGAATTAATTGATTCAATCGATTTGTCATTGAAAGCTGGCGCAAAGATTAATAAATCAATCATTCTCAATCAAATATATAGTTACGGAGCAATTGGAGCTGCTAATCGACTAATTAAAGAAGGAACTGACAAATTGCATTCTGGACTAATAAAACTATACGAAATAGACAGACTTGACCTAACAATTGAAAGTATAATCCTTAAAGAAAAGTATAAAATGTTATTTAGTGATGAAATTTTAGGAAAAGCAAAAGAAAGATTAGACAAACTTAAATAA
- a CDS encoding alpha/beta hydrolase, producing MKIIGWTFLILILIGIGIGTYFYQTNPMIKAIVNNDESKLYYFPTKEMANMDDIDYSESILNIEDSIKIYTYEFKATGNKKANIFLVHGAGGNVSSYKSLIKPLIENGFGVYALDWRGYGKSTGIPNYKGVMKDTEIAFQDFIRKTTKDSLKTIVYGLSLGGQMAVKITKDNQNRVNLLVLDGTVESAQSLAIDYAPVEYLKEKAEESPEDFNQDYVAVRDIAYIKNIPKLIIHSRIDRDIPFFRGKNVFDSAREPKEFWETETDHIMTLRDLTDEAIEKITNKIR from the coding sequence TTGAAAATCATCGGATGGACTTTTTTAATCCTAATCTTAATTGGAATTGGAATCGGAACATATTTTTATCAAACTAACCCTATGATAAAAGCAATTGTAAATAATGACGAGTCAAAATTATACTATTTCCCAACCAAAGAAATGGCTAATATGGACGATATAGATTATTCTGAATCTATTTTAAACATTGAGGACTCGATAAAAATATACACTTATGAATTTAAGGCAACTGGAAATAAAAAAGCAAATATTTTTTTAGTTCACGGAGCTGGCGGAAACGTGAGTTCTTATAAAAGTCTGATTAAGCCATTAATCGAAAACGGATTTGGAGTTTATGCTTTAGATTGGAGAGGTTATGGAAAATCAACTGGAATTCCTAATTACAAAGGAGTAATGAAGGACACGGAAATAGCTTTTCAAGACTTTATTCGGAAAACTACAAAAGATAGTTTAAAAACAATCGTTTATGGACTGTCATTAGGCGGACAAATGGCAGTAAAAATTACTAAAGACAATCAAAATAGAGTAAATTTATTAGTATTGGACGGAACTGTGGAATCAGCTCAAAGTTTAGCGATTGATTATGCACCTGTTGAATATCTAAAAGAAAAAGCTGAAGAAAGTCCAGAAGACTTTAATCAAGATTACGTTGCTGTTAGAGACATTGCATATATAAAAAACATTCCGAAACTAATTATTCACAGCCGAATAGACAGAGATATTCCCTTCTTTCGAGGAAAAAATGTTTTTGATTCTGCGAGAGAACCGAAAGAATTTTGGGAAACAGAAACGGACCATATTATGACGTTAAGAGATTTAACGGACGAGGCTATCGAGAAAATAACGAATAAAATACGCTAG
- a CDS encoding glycosyl-4,4'-diaponeurosporenoate acyltransferase CrtO family protein: MIKYLTFGISISFISWIVGMILNSILVKTEYYEKLSNLNFIVSRNLNKKIGIGYFKWIVKNSFFKFFNQKIKLENKKVELTEIRKEMTLAEISHLIGFVFVIFFAVYKSFTHNLLFGLTIMIVNVLMNLYPSLLQQENKRRIDKLINRQIKTVANNV; this comes from the coding sequence ATGATTAAATATTTAACATTTGGAATATCAATATCCTTTATATCTTGGATTGTCGGAATGATTTTGAATAGTATTCTTGTGAAAACGGAATACTACGAAAAATTATCAAACCTGAATTTTATTGTGAGCAGAAATCTGAATAAAAAAATCGGAATCGGGTATTTTAAATGGATTGTAAAAAACAGCTTTTTCAAGTTCTTTAATCAGAAAATAAAACTTGAAAACAAAAAAGTGGAATTAACTGAAATACGGAAAGAAATGACTCTTGCTGAAATAAGCCATCTCATTGGATTTGTTTTCGTGATTTTTTTTGCTGTTTATAAAAGTTTTACTCACAATTTATTATTCGGATTGACTATAATGATTGTAAATGTCTTAATGAATTTATACCCTTCATTATTACAGCAAGAAAACAAAAGACGAATTGACAAACTTATTAATAGACAAATAAAAACTGTAGCTAACAATGTATAA
- a CDS encoding RES domain-containing protein produces the protein MKHQSLFYGAIESDVIKHPRLINLLETSQIFRNLDKVKVDNADFVMTVGKWRIKEDIEVAEMVFNKDSIKNSKDVEKSFKFHQENLAKEHPENLEQFRLILDFFSNQFAKKDIEKNTDYMISAAFADFVINWKGLPGLKYPSVKSDYVGHNIVLTPAAVEQFLELEIAAMFRITKNGENSLISPIKHATEFGPLNSNFKWVDYEPKQIEIE, from the coding sequence ATGAAACATCAATCACTTTTTTATGGTGCGATTGAGTCAGATGTTATCAAGCATCCAAGATTGATTAATTTGCTCGAAACAAGTCAAATATTTAGAAATTTGGATAAGGTAAAAGTTGATAACGCTGATTTTGTAATGACAGTTGGGAAATGGAGAATAAAAGAAGACATAGAAGTTGCAGAAATGGTCTTTAACAAAGACTCTATAAAAAACTCAAAAGATGTAGAAAAATCGTTTAAATTTCATCAAGAAAATTTAGCTAAAGAACATCCGGAAAATTTGGAACAATTTCGTTTGATATTGGATTTTTTTTCAAACCAATTCGCAAAAAAGGACATAGAAAAAAATACAGACTATATGATTTCAGCAGCATTTGCTGATTTCGTGATAAATTGGAAAGGATTACCTGGATTAAAATATCCGAGCGTAAAAAGTGATTATGTTGGACATAATATAGTTCTAACACCAGCAGCAGTTGAACAGTTTTTGGAATTAGAAATTGCTGCTATGTTTAGAATTACAAAAAATGGAGAAAACTCACTTATATCGCCGATTAAACACGCAACAGAATTTGGACCGTTAAACTCAAATTTTAAATGGGTTGATTACGAACCAAAACAAATTGAAATTGAATAA
- a CDS encoding RDD family protein, whose translation MNESRQTIQIKTEPNIGNRFVAGLVDYIIIYGVTFFLIFTLGEPNDEGGYSLNGLPGLIPIIFWLIMTVGLEIGFGATIGNSLVGLKAIPKNGTNRKLTFGESFTRHLLDPIDMFFFGLIGIITIKNTDKNQRLGDIWGNTIVVKTSELNKTE comes from the coding sequence ATGAACGAATCAAGACAAACCATACAAATAAAAACTGAACCGAATATTGGAAATCGATTTGTTGCTGGATTAGTAGATTATATAATAATTTACGGAGTAACTTTCTTTTTAATTTTCACATTGGGAGAACCGAATGATGAAGGTGGATATTCTTTAAATGGTTTGCCTGGATTAATACCAATTATTTTTTGGCTGATTATGACTGTTGGACTTGAAATTGGTTTCGGAGCAACAATCGGAAATTCATTAGTCGGACTAAAAGCGATTCCGAAAAACGGAACAAACCGAAAACTGACTTTTGGAGAATCTTTTACAAGACATTTACTTGACCCAATAGATATGTTCTTTTTTGGACTAATCGGAATTATAACAATAAAAAATACAGATAAAAATCAACGATTAGGAGATATTTGGGGAAATACAATTGTTGTGAAAACATCTGAATTAAATAAAACGGAATAA
- a CDS encoding addiction module antidote protein — translation MATTKFDIADYLDSEEMIAEYLNTVLEDGDSSDLIVAIGNIAKSIGMTKIAEKTGMSRPSLYKALSDGAKPQFGTIMKVLKAIGGQINVKPMSA, via the coding sequence ATGGCAACTACAAAATTTGACATAGCGGACTATTTAGACAGCGAAGAAATGATTGCTGAATATCTGAATACTGTTCTCGAAGATGGAGACAGTTCTGATTTAATTGTGGCAATTGGGAACATTGCCAAGTCAATCGGAATGACCAAAATTGCGGAAAAAACAGGAATGAGCAGACCAAGTTTGTACAAAGCTTTATCCGACGGAGCAAAACCTCAATTTGGAACAATAATGAAAGTTTTGAAAGCGATTGGCGGGCAAATTAATGTCAAACCAATGTCTGCATAA
- a CDS encoding barstar family protein — protein sequence MQTFIIKGKRLKNWKTFHAEFKKEMHFPDYYGENMDAWIDCVDELSDEPTILQIENGKYLKENVPELFNAILECGAFVNYRKIEVGEKPNLIIATDY from the coding sequence ATGCAAACATTCATAATTAAAGGGAAAAGATTAAAAAATTGGAAGACATTTCACGCTGAATTTAAAAAAGAAATGCACTTTCCAGATTATTATGGAGAAAATATGGATGCTTGGATTGACTGCGTTGACGAACTATCTGATGAACCGACCATTTTACAAATTGAAAACGGAAAATACTTAAAAGAAAACGTTCCTGAATTGTTTAATGCAATCTTGGAATGTGGAGCTTTTGTAAACTATAGAAAAATAGAAGTTGGAGAAAAACCAAATCTTATAATTGCAACAGATTATTAA
- a CDS encoding FEKKY domain-containing protein, producing MKIITLILIISCFIGYGQNSESEREKFRNIGNLIFSEDTDCNKAIEFAESDIKNGHPILLLAGGIAPVHILTDVDFEKKFKVSFYDYGCIQPSEICMEKYNWKIFDYLTEKYGKEWKKEIRDDVVGFKKWKKK from the coding sequence ATGAAAATTATAACACTGATTTTAATAATTTCCTGTTTTATAGGTTACGGACAAAACTCGGAATCTGAAAGAGAAAAATTTAGGAATATTGGCAATCTGATTTTCAGTGAGGATACTGATTGCAACAAAGCAATTGAATTCGCTGAATCTGATATTAAAAATGGACATCCGATTTTATTACTCGCTGGTGGAATTGCGCCAGTGCATATTCTTACCGATGTTGATTTTGAGAAAAAATTTAAAGTTTCATTTTACGATTATGGTTGTATTCAACCATCTGAAATATGTATGGAAAAATATAATTGGAAAATTTTCGACTATCTGACTGAAAAATATGGAAAGGAATGGAAAAAAGAAATAAGAGATGATGTCGTCGGATTTAAAAAATGGAAAAAGAAATAA
- a CDS encoding type II toxin-antitoxin system RelE/ParE family toxin — MIITEKTPEFDKWIRKLKDIRAKAKVLFRIQKLETDEHFGDCKPVGDGISEMRINYAKGYRVYFKEKENKIVILLIGGDKSTQQKDIEKAKKIWNRIKDK, encoded by the coding sequence ATGATAATAACCGAAAAGACACCTGAATTTGATAAGTGGATTAGAAAGCTAAAAGACATCAGAGCTAAAGCAAAAGTTCTCTTTAGAATTCAGAAACTCGAAACCGATGAACATTTTGGTGATTGTAAACCTGTTGGTGACGGAATTAGTGAAATGCGAATCAATTATGCTAAAGGCTATCGAGTATATTTTAAAGAAAAAGAAAATAAAATTGTTATTCTTTTAATTGGCGGAGACAAATCGACCCAACAAAAAGATATAGAAAAAGCAAAAAAAATCTGGAACAGAATAAAAGACAAATAA
- a CDS encoding Crp/Fnr family transcriptional regulator gives MKEFIEYILQYSNLNKQQIDLITSKAKEIELNKDDYFAEAGKVLKQVGFIIEGIIRICYYNNKGEEITKIFIEENHLLFNLNNAPSTEYIQAATDCKLLVFSNKDWKEISETIIDWEHIIQKITNKSLAQKLERVSPLVSQDATTRYLEFMEKYPTLVNRIPLSYIASYLGITQQSLSRIRKNIR, from the coding sequence ATGAAAGAATTTATAGAGTACATCTTGCAATATAGTAATTTGAATAAACAGCAAATTGACTTGATTACAAGCAAAGCAAAAGAAATCGAACTTAACAAAGACGACTATTTTGCAGAAGCGGGAAAAGTTTTGAAACAAGTCGGGTTTATTATTGAGGGTATTATTCGTATTTGTTATTACAACAACAAAGGTGAAGAAATCACTAAAATTTTCATTGAAGAAAACCATCTTCTTTTCAACTTAAATAATGCACCTTCAACGGAATATATACAGGCTGCAACAGATTGTAAGCTACTTGTATTTTCTAACAAAGATTGGAAAGAAATTTCTGAAACTATAATTGATTGGGAACATATTATTCAAAAGATTACGAATAAATCACTTGCGCAAAAATTGGAACGAGTAAGTCCGCTAGTTTCACAAGATGCAACGACACGTTATCTGGAATTTATGGAAAAATATCCAACACTTGTCAATCGCATTCCCTTATCATACATCGCTTCATATTTAGGAATCACACAACAGTCGTTGAGTAGAATAAGAAAAAATATTCGCTAA